One window of the Lynx canadensis isolate LIC74 chromosome D3, mLynCan4.pri.v2, whole genome shotgun sequence genome contains the following:
- the COMT gene encoding catechol O-methyltransferase isoform X2: MLEAPPLLLAAFSLGLVLLVLLLCHSYSGFLLICWNEFVLQPLYNLFMGDTKEQRILRHVLQHAVAGDPQSVLEAIDTYCLQKEWAMNVGDKKGQILDAVVREQRPSVLLELGAYCGYSAVRMARLLEPGARLLTIELNPDYAAITQQMLDFAGLQDRVTVVVGPSQDIIPQLKKKYDVDMLDMVFLDHWKDRYLPDTLLLEECGLLRKGTVLLADNVICPGTPEFLAYVRNCSRFECTHFTSYLEYSTAVDGLEKAVYMGLDGPAQP; the protein is encoded by the exons ATGCTGGAGGCCCCACCACTGCTGTTGGCCGCCTTCTCATTGGGcctggtgctgctggtgctgctgctgtgcCACTCCTACTCGGGCTTTCTCCTTATCTGCTGGAATGAGTTCGTCCTGCAGCCCCTCTACAACCTGTTCATGGGCGATACCAAGGAGCAGCGCATCCTGCGTCATGTGCTGCAGCATGCGGTGGCCGGGGACCCACAAAGTGTGCTGGAGGCCATCGATACCTACTGTTTACAGAAGGAGTGGGCTATGAATGTGGGTGACAAGAAAG GCCAGATCTTGGATGCAGTGGTGCGGGAGCAGCGCCCATCGGTGCTGCTAGAGCTGGGGGCCTACTGCGGCTACTCAGCCGTGCGCATGGCCCGCCTGCTGGAGCCCGGGGCCCGACTGCTCACCATTGAGCTCAACCCTGACTACGCCGCCATCACCCAGCAGATGCTGGACTTTGCAGGCCTGCAGGACAGG GTAACCGTTGTGGTCGGGCCATCCCAGGACATCATCCCCCAGCTGAAGAAGAAATACGATGTGGACATGCTAGACATGGTCTTCCTTGACCACTGGAAGGACCGGTACCTGCCAGACACTCTTCTCCTGGAG GAGTGTGGCCTGCTACGGAAGGGGACAGTGTTGCTGGCCGACAACGTCATCTGCCCAGGAACACCAGAATTCCTGGCATATGTGCGCAACTGCAGCCGCTTTGAGTGCACACACTTCACCTCGTACCTGGAGTACTCGACAGCAGTGGATGGCCTCGAGAAGGCTGTCTACATGGGCCTGGATGGCCCAGCACAGCCTTGA
- the COMT gene encoding catechol O-methyltransferase isoform X1: protein MKMLEAPPLLLAAFSLGLVLLVLLLCHSYSGFLLICWNEFVLQPLYNLFMGDTKEQRILRHVLQHAVAGDPQSVLEAIDTYCLQKEWAMNVGDKKGQILDAVVREQRPSVLLELGAYCGYSAVRMARLLEPGARLLTIELNPDYAAITQQMLDFAGLQDRVTVVVGPSQDIIPQLKKKYDVDMLDMVFLDHWKDRYLPDTLLLEECGLLRKGTVLLADNVICPGTPEFLAYVRNCSRFECTHFTSYLEYSTAVDGLEKAVYMGLDGPAQP from the exons ATGCTGGAGGCCCCACCACTGCTGTTGGCCGCCTTCTCATTGGGcctggtgctgctggtgctgctgctgtgcCACTCCTACTCGGGCTTTCTCCTTATCTGCTGGAATGAGTTCGTCCTGCAGCCCCTCTACAACCTGTTCATGGGCGATACCAAGGAGCAGCGCATCCTGCGTCATGTGCTGCAGCATGCGGTGGCCGGGGACCCACAAAGTGTGCTGGAGGCCATCGATACCTACTGTTTACAGAAGGAGTGGGCTATGAATGTGGGTGACAAGAAAG GCCAGATCTTGGATGCAGTGGTGCGGGAGCAGCGCCCATCGGTGCTGCTAGAGCTGGGGGCCTACTGCGGCTACTCAGCCGTGCGCATGGCCCGCCTGCTGGAGCCCGGGGCCCGACTGCTCACCATTGAGCTCAACCCTGACTACGCCGCCATCACCCAGCAGATGCTGGACTTTGCAGGCCTGCAGGACAGG GTAACCGTTGTGGTCGGGCCATCCCAGGACATCATCCCCCAGCTGAAGAAGAAATACGATGTGGACATGCTAGACATGGTCTTCCTTGACCACTGGAAGGACCGGTACCTGCCAGACACTCTTCTCCTGGAG GAGTGTGGCCTGCTACGGAAGGGGACAGTGTTGCTGGCCGACAACGTCATCTGCCCAGGAACACCAGAATTCCTGGCATATGTGCGCAACTGCAGCCGCTTTGAGTGCACACACTTCACCTCGTACCTGGAGTACTCGACAGCAGTGGATGGCCTCGAGAAGGCTGTCTACATGGGCCTGGATGGCCCAGCACAGCCTTGA